The Mucilaginibacter terrenus genome has a segment encoding these proteins:
- a CDS encoding ligand-binding sensor domain-containing protein — protein MHLYSRRSLKKLTYCLLIICASTTTLLGQSYSFVHYQVENGLSNNAVLSSLQDNKGFMWFGTKDGLNRFDGYTFKVFRNDADKKGSLGNNIIYCLYQDKDGRLWVGTDRGIYLYNELTERFALFNLGTDDEIRDIKADRSGNIWFIAGITLHKYNLANHKLTVYNKQGINAVSMAFVNGDLWVSTTARLVTKYDANTDHFTSVDVFSHSKPCTAYWIQKLADAGNGNLLVGTSNQGIKLLNTTAGTYRDVITNNEDKTEVFVRDFIKKSGNEYWAATESGIYNFNLNTGKAALLHKQYNDPYSLTDNAVYTFCKDREGGIWAGTYFGGLNYYAKQYSYFEKYFPKVGENSLAGNAVREIAADKKSLWIGTEDGGLSQYDINKGLFKNFKPLGKATDISTSNIHGLLNTDKELLIGTFEHGLDILNKASGKVIGHYTVFSDTTLKSNFFYTLYQTRSGAILAGTTRGLYQYYPATHKFRVITNIPTTAFYTSIMEDSAGNIWVGSYREGLFYYNSKIRKSQHYIYNVNDSHSISSNKVNRIFEDSSGEIWVATENGLCKYDKTRKNFLSISIQNGLPSNVIYTMLEDDERNLWISTSKGLVKRDSHTGNLKTYTKADGLLSDQFNYNSGYKDSIGNLYFGCVKGMIKFNPANFVTNTYKPPVYITGFQVNNQEIEIKKGSPLSRSVSFTDTVELQYNQSSFSIDFAALSYTSPQTAGYAYKMAGLDKDWVYLSTNRKVYFTRLSTGTYHFKVKATNSSGLWSQYNASLTIIIDPPYWASIYAWLIYGVLIASGIYILVRNYHRAVNEKNRRKIDLLENEKEKELYHAKITFFTHIAHEIRTPLTLIKGPMEKVMHKVALFPDVKKNLTIMERNIDRLLTLTNQLLDFRKTETHGFSLNFVKTDITEFIKDVLLRFRPTIEHKKLQVKNTLPHHSFYAYVDTEALNKILSNLVDNSLKYAVSKVSISLTPSEDDNTFTILVKNDGPLVPFEMKDKIFETFYRMKEAEKQSGTGIGLPLSRYLAELHKGSLNLMLSEDNMNTVALVLPIHQDIEFNL, from the coding sequence ATGCATCTGTACTCCCGCCGGAGCCTTAAAAAGCTTACATATTGTTTACTGATAATTTGCGCATCAACTACAACGCTATTAGGCCAGTCATACTCTTTTGTGCATTACCAGGTAGAAAACGGACTTTCAAATAATGCCGTGTTAAGCAGCTTGCAGGACAACAAAGGTTTTATGTGGTTTGGTACAAAGGACGGACTGAACCGTTTTGATGGGTATACTTTTAAGGTATTTAGAAACGACGCTGATAAAAAAGGAAGCCTGGGTAATAATATCATCTACTGCTTATATCAAGATAAAGACGGAAGACTTTGGGTAGGCACGGACAGGGGCATTTACCTGTATAACGAGCTCACAGAACGGTTTGCACTTTTTAACTTAGGAACAGACGACGAGATACGGGACATTAAGGCTGACCGTAGCGGTAACATATGGTTTATAGCTGGCATAACTTTGCACAAATACAACCTTGCCAACCACAAACTGACCGTTTACAATAAGCAAGGTATTAACGCGGTATCAATGGCTTTTGTTAATGGTGACCTGTGGGTATCCACAACAGCGCGGTTGGTTACAAAGTACGATGCCAATACCGACCATTTTACATCGGTTGACGTTTTTAGCCACTCCAAACCATGTACGGCTTATTGGATTCAAAAACTAGCTGATGCAGGTAATGGCAATTTGCTGGTTGGAACATCTAACCAGGGTATTAAGTTGCTTAATACTACTGCCGGAACATACCGTGACGTTATCACCAATAATGAGGATAAAACCGAAGTGTTTGTTCGTGACTTTATAAAGAAAAGCGGTAATGAATACTGGGCAGCCACAGAGTCGGGCATATATAACTTCAACTTAAATACAGGTAAAGCAGCCCTTTTGCATAAACAATACAATGACCCATATTCGTTAACCGATAACGCGGTATACACTTTTTGTAAAGATCGTGAAGGCGGCATTTGGGCGGGTACTTATTTTGGCGGGCTAAATTATTATGCTAAACAATATAGTTATTTTGAAAAGTACTTTCCAAAGGTTGGAGAAAATTCGCTAGCGGGCAACGCGGTAAGAGAAATAGCTGCTGATAAAAAAAGCTTGTGGATTGGCACAGAAGATGGTGGCCTAAGCCAGTATGATATAAACAAAGGTCTTTTTAAAAATTTCAAGCCTTTGGGTAAAGCTACAGACATATCCACTTCAAACATTCATGGTTTGCTGAATACGGATAAAGAGTTGCTGATAGGCACCTTTGAGCATGGCCTTGATATATTGAACAAAGCGAGTGGGAAAGTAATAGGGCATTATACTGTTTTTTCGGATACAACACTCAAAAGCAACTTCTTCTATACGCTGTATCAAACCAGGTCAGGAGCAATACTGGCCGGTACAACGCGGGGGTTGTACCAATACTATCCCGCGACACATAAGTTTCGGGTTATCACCAACATACCAACCACCGCTTTTTATACCAGCATTATGGAGGACTCAGCAGGAAACATCTGGGTTGGTTCCTATCGGGAAGGACTGTTTTACTATAATTCCAAGATAAGGAAATCGCAACATTATATCTACAATGTAAATGATAGCCATAGCATCAGCAGCAATAAAGTAAACAGGATATTTGAAGATAGCAGTGGTGAGATATGGGTTGCAACTGAAAACGGACTTTGTAAATACGATAAAACGAGGAAAAACTTTTTAAGTATTAGTATCCAAAACGGGCTACCAAGTAATGTTATATATACAATGCTTGAAGACGACGAAAGAAATCTTTGGATAAGTACGTCAAAAGGCCTGGTTAAGCGCGACAGCCACACAGGTAATTTAAAAACATACACCAAAGCGGATGGATTGTTAAGTGACCAGTTCAACTATAACTCGGGCTATAAAGATAGTATAGGGAATTTGTATTTTGGTTGTGTGAAAGGCATGATCAAATTCAATCCTGCCAATTTCGTCACCAATACCTATAAACCACCGGTGTATATAACCGGCTTTCAGGTAAATAACCAGGAGATCGAAATTAAAAAGGGTTCACCATTGTCGCGTTCTGTAAGCTTTACAGATACTGTGGAGCTTCAGTACAACCAATCCTCTTTTAGCATCGATTTTGCGGCTTTAAGCTATACTTCACCCCAAACCGCAGGTTATGCTTATAAAATGGCCGGGTTGGATAAAGACTGGGTATACTTAAGCACTAACAGGAAGGTGTATTTTACCCGGCTATCAACCGGCACTTACCATTTCAAAGTTAAGGCTACTAACAGCAGCGGCTTGTGGAGCCAGTACAACGCATCGCTTACCATTATAATTGATCCACCGTACTGGGCAAGTATTTACGCGTGGCTAATTTATGGGGTGCTTATTGCTTCTGGCATTTACATTTTGGTGCGAAATTATCACCGGGCGGTTAATGAAAAAAACCGACGCAAAATAGATCTGCTGGAAAATGAAAAGGAGAAGGAGCTTTATCATGCGAAAATTACTTTTTTTACTCATATAGCTCACGAGATACGCACCCCATTGACGCTCATAAAAGGCCCTATGGAGAAAGTTATGCATAAAGTTGCGCTTTTCCCCGACGTCAAAAAGAACCTCACCATCATGGAGCGTAACATAGATAGGCTTCTTACGCTTACTAATCAGCTGTTGGATTTCAGGAAAACCGAAACACATGGATTTTCGCTAAACTTTGTAAAAACGGACATAACCGAATTTATCAAAGATGTCCTTCTACGCTTCCGTCCTACTATAGAGCACAAAAAACTGCAGGTTAAAAACACATTGCCGCATCATAGTTTTTATGCCTATGTTGACACCGAAGCGCTAAATAAGATATTATCAAACTTGGTTGATAACAGCCTTAAATATGCCGTAAGCAAGGTGTCAATCTCTTTAACACCAAGTGAAGATGACAATACATTCACCATACTTGTAAAAAATGATGGTCCGCTTGTTCCTTTTGAGATGAAGGACAAAATATTTGAAACATTTTACCGGATGAAAGAGGCAGAGAAACAATCCGGCACCGGAATAGGTTTACCATTATCACGTTATTTGGCTGAACTGCACAAAGGCTCTCTTAACCTAATGCTATCCGAAGATAACATGAATACTGTTGCTCTGGTCCTTCCAATACACCAGGATATTGAATTTAACCTTTAG
- a CDS encoding response regulator transcription factor, which translates to MDKPTILLVDDNEEILDFIGEDLSADYNVLTAINGVEALDKVRTEAVHLVITDVMMPVMDGFELCREIKSDIQSSHIPVIMLTAKHTLQSKIEGLEIGADAYIEKPFSPKHLQVQIANLLKNRSKIKAYFASSPLVHVNTIAYSKADELFLDKLNDEINKNLTNVNLDVEQLADLMNMSRPTLYRKIKAISDLTPNELINVARLKKAAELLSAGDHKIFEIAEIVGYTSQTHFGRNFIKQFGMPPSDYQNKLKTEKA; encoded by the coding sequence ATGGATAAGCCGACTATATTGCTGGTAGATGATAATGAAGAGATCTTAGATTTTATAGGTGAAGACTTATCCGCTGATTACAATGTTTTAACAGCAATCAACGGTGTTGAAGCTTTAGATAAAGTAAGAACTGAAGCTGTACACCTTGTAATTACTGATGTGATGATGCCAGTGATGGATGGTTTTGAACTATGCAGAGAAATAAAGTCTGATATTCAGAGCAGCCACATACCAGTGATAATGCTCACTGCAAAACATACGCTGCAATCAAAGATTGAAGGACTTGAAATCGGCGCGGATGCCTATATAGAAAAGCCGTTTTCACCGAAGCATCTGCAAGTCCAAATTGCTAACCTGCTTAAAAATCGCAGCAAGATAAAAGCTTATTTTGCCAGCTCGCCCTTGGTACATGTAAATACCATAGCATACTCTAAAGCTGACGAGTTGTTCCTGGACAAGTTAAACGATGAGATTAATAAAAACCTCACCAACGTAAACCTTGATGTAGAACAATTAGCTGACCTTATGAACATGAGCAGGCCAACGTTGTACCGAAAAATAAAAGCGATATCCGACCTTACTCCTAACGAGCTTATAAACGTTGCACGGTTAAAAAAAGCCGCTGAGCTACTTTCAGCAGGTGATCATAAGATTTTTGAGATTGCCGAAATTGTAGGCTACACCTCTCAAACCCATTTTGGACGAAACTTCATTAAGCAATTTGGAATGCCCCCGTCTGATTATCAGAATAAGCTGAAGACGGAAAAAGCCTGA
- a CDS encoding 3-keto-disaccharide hydrolase translates to MRRLFKASVAVLLLSCSAINLSAQQAELKKDPDVIGRWDLTLQKDGKELPSWLEVQKSGTHTLIGRYTYAFGSARPISEVKPADGKFSFSIPPQWEEGNRNMDFQFEVSGNAIKGTMVYTDGKTYEFKGERAPLLARTKAPVWAAPVRLFNGKDTKGWHTEGTNQWVVEKGILRSPKSGSNLITDRKFTDFKLHIEFRYPQGSNSGVYLRGRYELQVIDTKSGEPEPINNQFSSIYGFLPPNKMTAKNPGEWQSYDVTLVGRKVTVVANGTTVICDQIIPGITGGAIDSKEGEPGPILIQGDHGPIDYRNIVITPVK, encoded by the coding sequence ATGCGCCGACTCTTTAAGGCTTCTGTTGCAGTGTTGCTGCTTTCCTGTTCAGCTATAAATTTATCAGCCCAGCAAGCTGAATTAAAGAAGGACCCCGATGTAATTGGTCGCTGGGATTTAACTCTACAAAAGGACGGTAAGGAATTGCCATCATGGCTGGAAGTTCAAAAATCCGGTACACACACCTTAATAGGCAGGTATACTTATGCATTTGGCAGTGCCCGACCTATATCTGAAGTAAAACCTGCTGACGGGAAGTTTAGCTTTTCTATTCCGCCACAGTGGGAGGAAGGAAACCGTAATATGGATTTCCAATTTGAAGTAAGCGGTAATGCAATTAAAGGGACAATGGTTTATACCGATGGTAAAACTTATGAGTTTAAAGGTGAACGTGCGCCTTTGCTTGCAAGAACTAAGGCGCCTGTTTGGGCAGCACCTGTACGTTTATTTAATGGTAAAGACACCAAAGGTTGGCACACTGAGGGCACAAACCAATGGGTAGTAGAGAAGGGTATATTAAGAAGCCCGAAATCAGGGTCTAACCTGATCACAGACAGGAAATTTACAGATTTTAAATTACATATCGAGTTCAGGTACCCACAAGGTAGCAACAGTGGCGTTTACCTAAGGGGCCGTTACGAATTGCAAGTAATTGATACGAAAAGCGGAGAGCCAGAACCGATTAACAATCAATTTAGCTCGATTTATGGATTTTTGCCGCCTAACAAGATGACGGCCAAAAACCCGGGGGAGTGGCAGTCGTATGACGTAACATTGGTTGGCCGCAAAGTAACTGTTGTGGCAAATGGTACTACTGTTATTTGCGATCAAATAATCCCAGGCATTACCGGTGGTGCAATAGATAGCAAAGAAGGTGAACCAGGACCGATTCTTATCCAGGGAGATCATGGACCTATAGACTACCGCAATATTGTTATTACACCCGTGAAGTAA
- a CDS encoding SDR family oxidoreductase, giving the protein MDNSFSLKNKVIVVTGGTGILGNAFVNGIVEAGGAVAILGRNQQIAEERANAINKNGGQALALVANVLDEVALNTAKNTVLERFGKIDGLVNAAGGNMPGGVLQPEEDLFSMNMEGMKKVLDLNLWGTLLPTQIFGEAIAKTGAGSIVNISSMNSKRAVTKVLGYNMGKAAVDCYNQWFAVELANRYGDAIRMNAIAPGFFLTEQNRNLLTTPDGGYTPRGQSVIRQTPFKRFGHPDELIGALVWLLSDASKFVTGSMICVDGGFSVFSGV; this is encoded by the coding sequence ATGGACAATTCGTTTTCGTTAAAAAATAAAGTAATTGTGGTTACCGGCGGTACCGGTATTTTAGGAAATGCATTTGTAAACGGTATTGTTGAAGCCGGCGGTGCTGTTGCTATACTTGGACGCAACCAGCAAATTGCCGAAGAGCGCGCAAATGCTATCAACAAAAACGGTGGTCAGGCATTAGCGCTGGTGGCTAATGTTTTGGACGAAGTTGCCTTAAATACTGCGAAGAATACAGTTCTGGAGCGTTTTGGTAAAATAGACGGGCTTGTAAATGCCGCGGGTGGTAACATGCCCGGCGGTGTGCTACAGCCGGAGGAAGACCTTTTCTCAATGAATATGGAAGGGATGAAAAAGGTGCTTGATCTGAATCTTTGGGGCACCCTCCTGCCTACGCAGATATTCGGTGAAGCTATCGCTAAAACCGGAGCGGGTAGTATTGTTAACATTTCTTCCATGAATTCCAAACGGGCAGTAACCAAGGTCCTAGGCTACAATATGGGCAAAGCCGCTGTGGATTGCTATAACCAATGGTTCGCGGTAGAACTTGCTAACCGCTATGGCGATGCCATACGAATGAATGCTATAGCTCCCGGATTTTTCCTTACAGAGCAAAACCGTAATCTGCTGACCACACCCGACGGAGGCTACACTCCCCGCGGCCAATCTGTAATCCGCCAAACACCCTTTAAACGCTTTGGCCATCCTGATGAGCTTATAGGCGCATTGGTTTGGCTGCTAAGTGATGCCTCCAAATTCGTAACAGGTTCTATGATATGTGTTGATGGTGGATTTTCTGTATTCAGTGGCGTGTAA
- a CDS encoding sugar kinase translates to MFNQAHKTGSVLTFGELLLRLCPDADGNWLSTNKLPFHVGGAELNVATALALWEVPSKYFTALPDNGISDQLLSYVANLGIDVSAVHKGGSRLGLFYLTQGKDMKHDAVIYDRAGSSFAELKTGVVDWDNVLNGVSWFHFSAICPALSQTTADLCEEALKAASAKGITISIDLNYRAKLWQYNKVPYEVMPALAKYCDLIMGNVWSAEKLLGIPVMPDIHESGQRSIYLKEALSSSQEIMSRYPKCKAVANTFRFDDGKGIEYYTALYTDGQLHSSAVYDANHVVDKVGSGDCYMAGLVYGFYNRFSPSEIVDFATAAAFDKLFIEGDATTSTVEKIKSSIKPNF, encoded by the coding sequence ATGTTCAACCAGGCACATAAAACAGGATCAGTATTAACTTTTGGAGAATTGCTGCTCAGGCTTTGCCCTGATGCTGACGGCAATTGGCTTAGTACTAACAAGCTCCCTTTTCATGTCGGCGGTGCAGAACTTAATGTTGCAACCGCGTTGGCTTTGTGGGAAGTCCCCTCTAAATACTTTACTGCATTGCCGGATAATGGAATATCCGATCAGCTGTTATCGTACGTAGCTAACCTAGGCATTGATGTATCAGCCGTCCACAAAGGCGGTTCACGGCTTGGTTTGTTCTATCTCACCCAAGGAAAGGACATGAAGCATGATGCTGTAATATATGATCGCGCGGGCTCTTCGTTTGCTGAGCTGAAAACCGGTGTAGTTGATTGGGACAATGTCTTAAATGGTGTAAGCTGGTTTCACTTTAGTGCTATTTGCCCCGCCCTGTCGCAAACAACAGCCGACCTGTGTGAAGAAGCTTTAAAAGCAGCATCCGCCAAAGGCATAACCATATCAATAGACCTGAACTATCGGGCAAAATTGTGGCAATACAATAAAGTACCGTATGAGGTTATGCCGGCACTTGCTAAATATTGCGACCTGATAATGGGCAATGTATGGTCTGCTGAAAAGTTATTAGGCATACCTGTAATGCCTGATATACATGAATCAGGACAGCGCAGCATCTATCTTAAAGAGGCGCTTTCAAGTTCGCAGGAAATCATGAGCCGCTATCCGAAATGTAAAGCTGTAGCCAATACGTTTAGATTTGACGATGGTAAAGGCATAGAGTATTATACCGCGTTGTACACTGATGGGCAGTTACATTCATCAGCTGTTTATGATGCCAACCACGTAGTAGATAAAGTAGGTAGTGGTGATTGCTATATGGCCGGCCTCGTTTATGGGTTTTACAACAGGTTCTCTCCATCTGAAATCGTTGATTTTGCCACAGCAGCGGCTTTCGACAAGCTATTTATTGAAGGTGACGCAACTACCAGTACTGTGGAAAAGATAAAAAGTTCGATAAAGCCAAATTTTTAA
- a CDS encoding MFS transporter, producing MSNNQKTNYRWIVVVLLFFATTINYLDRQVIGLLKPTLEKQFNWTEEDYSRIVMAFQAFYAMGLLAFGGVIDKLGTKLGYTVSLIVWSVAAMAHALVKSTFGFGAVRAALGAGESGNFPAAIKVVAEWFPKRERALATGIFNSGANIGAVVAPVMVPWILGVYNWQMAFIITGAIGFVWLVFWVIFYEIPSRHKKINPAEYEYIHSDAADETNDNTSTEKTSWLRLLVIRQTWVFFIGKFLTDPIWWFFLFWLPSYFSSTFNLDLKKPNIHLVIVYTAASIGSIGGGYLSSWLIKRGMPIFRARKTAMLLFAFCVIPIFAARYATNIWQAVALISLAGAAHQAWSANIFTTASDIFPKKALSSVVGIGGMAGSVGGILFPFLVGIILDHYKAAGNITAGYNIIFTICACAYLLAWLLMHFLTPKVREVKL from the coding sequence ATGAGCAACAATCAAAAAACCAACTACCGCTGGATAGTAGTAGTCCTGCTATTTTTTGCTACCACCATTAACTATCTCGACAGGCAGGTTATAGGTTTGTTAAAGCCAACTCTTGAGAAACAATTTAATTGGACTGAGGAGGATTATAGCCGTATTGTAATGGCTTTTCAGGCATTTTACGCTATGGGGTTATTGGCCTTTGGGGGCGTTATAGATAAGTTGGGGACTAAACTCGGTTATACCGTCTCACTGATAGTGTGGAGTGTAGCAGCCATGGCACATGCACTTGTGAAATCAACCTTCGGGTTTGGCGCGGTGAGAGCAGCGTTGGGTGCTGGTGAATCGGGAAACTTTCCGGCCGCAATTAAGGTTGTTGCAGAGTGGTTTCCTAAACGTGAACGTGCTTTGGCCACAGGGATTTTCAACTCCGGCGCCAACATTGGCGCAGTTGTAGCACCCGTGATGGTTCCCTGGATCCTGGGGGTGTATAACTGGCAAATGGCTTTTATTATAACAGGTGCTATTGGCTTTGTGTGGCTGGTATTCTGGGTTATTTTTTACGAAATACCATCACGACATAAAAAAATTAATCCGGCGGAATATGAATACATCCATAGTGATGCAGCCGATGAGACAAACGACAATACTTCTACCGAAAAAACTAGCTGGCTTAGATTATTGGTAATCCGTCAGACATGGGTATTTTTCATAGGGAAATTTCTTACCGATCCTATCTGGTGGTTCTTCCTGTTCTGGCTCCCGTCCTACTTTTCAAGTACATTCAATCTGGATCTTAAAAAGCCAAACATCCATTTAGTTATTGTTTATACAGCAGCATCAATAGGGAGTATCGGCGGAGGATACCTGTCATCCTGGTTAATTAAACGCGGCATGCCCATTTTTAGGGCACGTAAAACGGCGATGCTGCTATTTGCTTTTTGTGTCATCCCGATATTTGCAGCGCGTTATGCTACTAATATTTGGCAAGCCGTTGCTTTAATCAGCCTTGCAGGAGCAGCTCACCAGGCATGGAGTGCCAATATATTTACCACAGCGTCAGACATATTTCCAAAAAAGGCGTTAAGTTCCGTGGTGGGCATTGGCGGAATGGCAGGTTCTGTTGGAGGCATTTTATTTCCGTTTCTTGTAGGTATAATACTCGACCACTATAAGGCAGCGGGCAACATCACAGCGGGATATAATATAATATTCACCATCTGCGCTTGTGCATATCTGTTAGCATGGCTTCTTATGCATTTTTTAACGCCAAAGGTAAGAGAGGTAAAACTGTAA
- a CDS encoding Crp/Fnr family transcriptional regulator has product MSAELKQFISSYATFAADELNDITSRFTERSVFKNGFMLQEGEVCTDLVFVQNGCLRLYYVDNDVEISVWFAFPHSSAIDIYSFISDKPSVYYLQAIEDSTVWYLPKAELTTLYEQYPRMQEMMRKFWEDAVLNLIDRFTALQRDSAEKRYLDLMAKPPYLQKIPQKYLASFIGVTPTSLSRIRKGIR; this is encoded by the coding sequence ATGTCAGCGGAACTTAAGCAATTCATAAGCAGCTATGCCACGTTTGCGGCAGATGAACTGAATGATATTACCAGCCGTTTTACCGAGCGAAGCGTATTCAAAAATGGGTTCATGCTCCAGGAAGGTGAAGTGTGCACTGACCTTGTATTTGTTCAAAATGGTTGCTTAAGGCTTTATTACGTTGATAATGATGTCGAAATTTCTGTTTGGTTTGCTTTTCCACATTCTTCAGCAATTGATATCTATAGCTTTATAAGTGATAAACCATCTGTGTATTACCTGCAGGCAATTGAAGACAGCACAGTGTGGTACCTGCCAAAGGCCGAGCTTACCACTTTATACGAACAATACCCAAGAATGCAGGAGATGATGCGTAAGTTTTGGGAAGATGCAGTGCTCAACTTGATAGATCGGTTCACCGCTCTTCAGAGGGACTCTGCAGAAAAGCGCTACCTTGATCTAATGGCTAAACCACCGTACCTCCAAAAGATCCCTCAAAAGTACCTCGCGTCGTTTATAGGTGTAACACCTACATCGTTAAGCCGCATACGTAAAGGAATAAGGTAG
- a CDS encoding MBOAT family O-acyltransferase, which translates to MLFNSLSFAIFLPIVFILYWFVTNKSLKLQNLLLLASSYFFYACWDYRFLFLLAFSTFLDFYTGQRIYAAENKASKKFWLWLSVGINVGLLGVFKYYNFFAGSFIDLLSEFGVKTTFSALNILLPVGISFYTFHGLSYVFDISNGKTKPCYQFVDYAVFVSFFPLLVAGPIERATHLLPQIQKERSFSYAQAVNGMRQILWGYFKKVAIADNCAEYVTMIFNNYQHYPGSVVLMGAVLFTIEVYCDFSGYSDIALGVARLFGIELLRNFAFPFFSRSIAEFWRRWHISLSSWFKDYVYIPLGGSKVSAWKRVRNTFIIFLLSGIWHGASWTYVIWGALSALFIMPSILMKSNRTYTDIVAKGKLFPTFDELWRMALTFALTVLSLAIFRSSDIVNAFYFIGRIFSSSILVKPTGEMFMGGSVHILFLLAVVTLFMMMEWLGRENKFAIETTGDRKPRPVRWAFYLVIVMLTFYMTGVPQQFVYFQF; encoded by the coding sequence ATGCTTTTTAACTCCTTATCTTTTGCAATCTTTCTGCCGATTGTTTTTATACTTTACTGGTTTGTAACCAACAAAAGTTTAAAGCTGCAAAACTTGCTTTTACTGGCATCCAGCTATTTCTTTTACGCTTGCTGGGATTATCGTTTCCTGTTCCTACTGGCTTTCTCCACCTTTCTTGATTTTTATACCGGCCAACGCATTTATGCAGCTGAAAATAAAGCAAGCAAAAAGTTTTGGTTATGGCTTAGTGTAGGTATAAACGTAGGGTTACTGGGTGTATTTAAGTATTATAATTTTTTTGCCGGCTCTTTTATTGATCTGCTTTCAGAGTTTGGCGTAAAAACAACCTTTAGTGCGCTTAACATACTGTTACCTGTCGGCATATCATTTTATACGTTTCACGGCTTATCGTATGTATTCGACATCAGCAACGGAAAAACAAAACCGTGTTACCAATTTGTGGATTATGCCGTTTTTGTGAGCTTTTTCCCTTTGCTGGTTGCAGGCCCAATTGAACGTGCTACACATTTACTTCCTCAAATTCAAAAAGAACGCAGCTTCAGTTACGCACAGGCAGTAAATGGTATGCGGCAAATACTTTGGGGATATTTCAAGAAAGTAGCTATAGCTGATAATTGTGCCGAATATGTGACCATGATATTTAACAACTATCAGCACTACCCAGGCAGCGTAGTGCTGATGGGTGCGGTATTGTTTACCATAGAGGTTTACTGCGATTTCTCCGGATATTCTGATATTGCGCTAGGGGTAGCTCGGTTATTTGGTATAGAACTGCTTCGCAACTTTGCCTTTCCGTTCTTTTCCCGCAGTATTGCCGAGTTCTGGCGCAGGTGGCACATATCCTTATCATCGTGGTTTAAAGATTACGTGTACATACCGCTCGGGGGCAGCAAAGTGAGTGCCTGGAAAAGGGTACGCAACACATTTATTATATTCCTGCTAAGCGGTATTTGGCATGGTGCGTCATGGACGTATGTTATCTGGGGAGCACTTAGTGCTTTATTCATCATGCCATCAATACTAATGAAGAGCAACCGTACCTACACGGATATTGTAGCAAAGGGTAAGCTGTTCCCAACTTTTGATGAACTTTGGCGCATGGCGCTCACCTTTGCACTTACCGTGCTATCATTAGCTATCTTTAGGTCGAGCGATATTGTTAACGCTTTTTACTTTATCGGGAGGATATTTTCTTCGTCAATATTGGTTAAACCAACAGGGGAGATGTTTATGGGCGGTTCGGTACATATTCTGTTCCTGCTGGCAGTTGTTACATTGTTTATGATGATGGAATGGCTGGGCCGTGAGAATAAGTTTGCTATTGAGACTACGGGAGACCGGAAGCCAAGACCAGTAAGGTGGGCATTTTACCTGGTAATAGTCATGCTTACCTTTTACATGACCGGCGTGCCACAACAGTTTGTTTATTTTCAGTTTTAA